In Candidatus Methylopumilus universalis, one DNA window encodes the following:
- a CDS encoding helix-turn-helix domain-containing protein — protein MSNLEYNGQVLTNTRRELKLKIDDIATELCLSVQQVQAIESNRGTFFHSNKLKQAVIKRYCRFLNIDINAVITQYEIDTTDNNFQRAKKDSLGKSFKKYLYIFMAAFITTLAWKFFA, from the coding sequence ATGTCAAACCTAGAATACAACGGTCAAGTGCTTACAAACACGCGTCGCGAACTAAAACTTAAAATAGATGATATCGCAACAGAATTATGTTTATCTGTGCAACAAGTTCAGGCGATCGAGAGCAATCGTGGTACTTTTTTTCATTCAAATAAATTAAAACAAGCAGTCATCAAGCGTTATTGTCGGTTTCTTAACATCGATATAAATGCTGTTATTACTCAATATGAAATAGATACAACTGATAATAATTTTCAAAGAGCTAAAAAGGATAGTTTAGGTAAAAGCTTTAAAAAATATCTTTATATTTTTATGGCAGCATTTATAACAACGCTCGCCTGGAAGTTCTTTGCATAA
- the mtnA gene encoding S-methyl-5-thioribose-1-phosphate isomerase produces the protein MKVNGEDFQTIWLDSTESIIHIIDQTKLPHHFTTKPLHSLDEVINAIKIMEVRGAPLIGVTAAFGIAFAMKNNSSDDSLKDASSRLFQSRPTAVNLQWALNRMNKELMPITSEKRFEAAWSLCQTILDEDIKTNQSIGKHGLDLIENNFNKKTLQILTHCNAGWLATVDYGTALSPLYYAYNKGIDFHVWVDETRPRNQGAHLTAWELGQHKIPHTLISDNAGGHLMQKGEVDFVIVGADRISMHGDVCNKIGTYLKAVAAFENNIPFYVAAPKSTIDRDATKNFFDIPIESRHEEEVLMMQGLNSNNELTNIQIAPKGTRAFNPAFDITPHKYVTKIITEDGVYSPQELKSIYS, from the coding sequence ATGAAGGTTAATGGTGAAGATTTTCAGACAATATGGCTTGATTCAACTGAATCTATAATTCATATTATTGATCAAACGAAGTTACCTCATCATTTCACGACCAAACCCCTTCATTCTCTCGATGAAGTTATCAATGCAATTAAAATTATGGAAGTTCGCGGCGCTCCCTTAATAGGCGTTACCGCAGCATTTGGTATTGCATTCGCTATGAAGAATAATTCTTCAGATGATTCATTGAAAGATGCGTCATCGCGTCTTTTTCAGTCAAGGCCTACCGCTGTTAATCTTCAATGGGCACTCAATCGAATGAATAAAGAACTGATGCCAATCACTTCTGAAAAACGTTTTGAAGCGGCATGGTCTTTATGTCAAACAATATTAGATGAAGACATTAAAACAAATCAATCCATTGGAAAACACGGACTTGATCTTATTGAAAATAATTTCAATAAAAAAACACTGCAAATATTAACGCATTGCAATGCAGGATGGCTTGCAACCGTTGATTATGGCACGGCCCTAAGCCCTCTTTATTATGCATATAATAAAGGAATTGATTTTCATGTGTGGGTTGATGAAACAAGACCACGCAATCAAGGTGCGCATTTAACAGCTTGGGAATTAGGACAACACAAGATTCCCCATACTTTAATTAGCGATAATGCTGGTGGACATTTAATGCAAAAAGGTGAAGTAGATTTTGTGATTGTAGGTGCTGATCGCATTTCTATGCACGGTGATGTATGTAATAAAATTGGTACCTATTTAAAAGCCGTTGCCGCTTTTGAAAATAACATTCCATTTTATGTGGCAGCACCTAAATCTACTATCGATAGGGATGCTACAAAAAACTTTTTTGATATCCCCATAGAATCAAGACATGAAGAAGAAGTTTTAATGATGCAAGGATTAAATAGCAATAATGAATTAACTAATATTCAAATAGCACCAAAAGGCACACGTGCGTTTAATCCAGCGTTTGATATTACCCCTCATAAATACGTCACTAAAATTATTACGGAAGATGGTGTTTATTCGCCGCAAGAATTAAAATCTATTTACTCATGA
- a CDS encoding class II aldolase/adducin family protein: protein MKTSQQQLLELALHLQTSGLNEGSSGNCSIRDRDGFYITPSGLNPEAMSIDDMVFMDFKGTMQSAQKPKREPSSEWRFHHDILKSRKDMNVVIHTHSTFATTLSLFRKDIPAFHYMIAVAGGNSIRCSPYQLFGTQALSDAALKALIERKACLLANHGMIVIGRDIEEALNITHEVERLCEQYSYALQIGSPVILSDKEMNEVIERFKSYGNWDKQ from the coding sequence ATGAAAACCTCACAACAACAATTGCTTGAATTAGCATTGCACCTTCAAACATCAGGCTTAAATGAAGGCTCTTCTGGAAACTGCAGTATTCGAGATCGTGATGGATTTTATATCACTCCTTCAGGACTTAATCCTGAAGCAATGTCTATCGATGACATGGTATTTATGGATTTTAAGGGAACGATGCAATCTGCACAAAAACCTAAACGCGAACCATCAAGTGAATGGCGTTTTCATCATGACATTCTAAAGTCTCGCAAGGATATGAATGTGGTGATTCATACACATTCAACTTTTGCCACAACGCTCAGTCTTTTTAGAAAAGATATTCCTGCGTTTCATTATATGATCGCTGTGGCTGGAGGTAATTCAATTCGATGCAGCCCTTATCAGCTCTTTGGCACTCAAGCACTCTCTGATGCAGCCCTTAAAGCATTAATTGAACGTAAGGCTTGTTTGCTTGCTAATCATGGAATGATTGTTATAGGTCGAGATATTGAAGAGGCATTAAATATTACACATGAAGTTGAAAGGCTTTGCGAGCAATACAGTTATGCTCTTCAAATTGGTTCCCCTGTCATTCTGTCTGATAAAGAAATGAATGAAGTTATCGAACGATTTAAATCCTACGGAAACTGGGATAAGCAATAG
- a CDS encoding cupin domain-containing protein, with product MKKLFIDSDKRKKPLKVGGFDITVLASTHDTMGYEIFVQKGQEGKGPGPHFHPWDETFYILNGKLHCGIDEDEFVALPGTLVHIPGGKTHWFKFGVGGAEFLAITSKGNASEMFTEFDKGINWANPDKNKLVELAAQYNQTVITNK from the coding sequence ATGAAAAAACTATTTATTGATAGCGATAAAAGAAAAAAACCTCTCAAAGTGGGTGGATTTGATATCACAGTTCTTGCGTCAACTCACGATACGATGGGATATGAGATTTTTGTTCAAAAAGGCCAGGAAGGTAAAGGCCCTGGACCCCACTTCCATCCATGGGATGAAACTTTTTATATATTAAATGGCAAACTGCATTGCGGTATAGATGAAGATGAATTTGTAGCTCTTCCCGGTACCCTTGTTCATATTCCGGGAGGTAAGACGCATTGGTTTAAATTTGGTGTAGGTGGGGCTGAATTTTTAGCTATCACTTCAAAAGGCAATGCTTCAGAGATGTTCACCGAATTTGATAAAGGAATTAACTGGGCTAATCCAGATAAAAATAAATTAGTTGAATTAGCAGCGCAATATAATCAGACTGTCATTACAAATAAATGA
- the actP gene encoding cation/acetate symporter ActP, translating to MAIFMFFIFISLTLIVTFWAARRTSNLKTFYAAGGNITGLQNGLAISGDFMSAASFLGISGLVFSAGFDGLIYSIGFLVGWPIVLLLIAEPLRNLGKYTFADCVSFRLKQKPIRILASCGALTTIIFYLIAQMVGAGKLIEMLFRIPYNFSVIIVGSMMVLYVTFGGMLATTWVQIIKAILLLLGASIIAFLVLFNFHFDLTAFFNQAIQLHPKKIAIMGPGGLITDPISAISLGLALLFGTAGLPHILMRFFTVKNAKDARKSVIYATSFMAYFYILTFIIGFGAIIFLTNNPTYMTEDGKLIGDINMAAVHLSHAVGGSMLLGFISAVAFATILAVVSGLTLAGASAISHDLFPLFVSKKTLDEKKEMRVSKIASLILGLLAILLGILFQNQNVAFMVGLAFAIAASTNFPVLLLSIYWKNLTSRGAIIGGGLGLITAILLVIFSSTVWVDMLHFPEPFFPYKYPALFSMTVTFFMTYIFSITDSSSQAENERKKFQDQKIQSLIGI from the coding sequence ATGGCTATATTTATGTTTTTTATTTTTATATCACTCACATTGATAGTGACCTTTTGGGCCGCCAGACGTACATCAAATTTAAAGACTTTTTATGCGGCAGGTGGAAATATAACTGGACTGCAGAATGGATTAGCAATTTCTGGAGATTTTATGTCAGCCGCTTCCTTTCTCGGTATCTCAGGATTGGTATTTAGCGCTGGTTTCGATGGATTAATTTATTCCATTGGCTTCCTGGTCGGATGGCCGATAGTCTTACTTTTAATAGCAGAGCCACTTCGTAATCTTGGAAAGTATACCTTTGCAGATTGTGTATCTTTTCGACTCAAACAAAAACCTATACGTATTTTAGCTTCATGCGGTGCTCTTACCACAATTATTTTTTATTTAATCGCTCAGATGGTGGGGGCTGGAAAATTAATAGAGATGTTATTTCGCATACCCTACAATTTTTCAGTAATAATTGTGGGTTCAATGATGGTGCTATATGTAACTTTTGGTGGAATGCTCGCCACAACCTGGGTGCAAATTATAAAAGCAATCTTACTTTTATTAGGGGCTTCTATAATTGCATTTCTAGTATTATTTAATTTTCACTTTGATTTAACAGCATTTTTTAATCAAGCAATTCAATTGCACCCAAAAAAAATTGCAATTATGGGCCCAGGTGGGCTTATTACTGACCCTATTTCTGCTATATCTTTAGGACTTGCGCTTTTATTCGGAACAGCTGGACTGCCACATATACTGATGCGTTTTTTCACAGTAAAAAATGCAAAAGATGCAAGGAAGTCTGTCATCTACGCCACAAGTTTTATGGCATATTTTTACATTCTTACATTTATTATTGGATTTGGAGCAATCATTTTTCTTACAAATAATCCAACTTATATGACTGAAGATGGTAAGTTAATAGGAGACATTAATATGGCTGCTGTCCATTTGTCACATGCTGTTGGTGGCAGTATGCTTCTGGGTTTCATTTCAGCTGTGGCATTCGCTACTATTTTAGCTGTAGTTTCTGGCCTAACATTGGCTGGAGCGTCTGCTATTTCTCATGATTTGTTCCCACTTTTTGTTTCAAAAAAAACATTAGATGAAAAAAAAGAAATGAGAGTATCAAAAATTGCCTCATTAATTTTAGGCTTATTGGCCATATTACTAGGAATTCTTTTTCAGAATCAAAATGTAGCATTTATGGTCGGTCTTGCTTTTGCAATCGCCGCAAGTACAAATTTTCCTGTGTTATTACTTTCAATTTACTGGAAGAATTTAACATCAAGAGGAGCGATTATTGGTGGAGGTTTAGGATTAATAACTGCCATTCTGCTTGTGATTTTTAGTTCAACAGTATGGGTTGATATGTTGCATTTTCCAGAACCTTTTTTCCCTTATAAATATCCTGCTTTATTTTCAATGACAGTTACTTTTTTTATGACTTACATATTTTCAATTACTGATTCATCATCTCAAGCAGAAAATGAACGTAAAAAATTTCAGGATCAAAAAATTCAATCTCTAATTGGTATATAA
- a CDS encoding DUF485 domain-containing protein, with translation MDITKQTVYRKLIRRSLYIKLPLLIVTISTYMGFILLIAYMPQVLSQSLGTSVISLGLVLGLGLIFIILFVTALYAVLTNKLIEPLINQLRKPNKNYLIKKSQK, from the coding sequence ATGGACATTACAAAACAGACTGTTTATAGAAAACTTATTCGGAGAAGTTTATATATAAAACTTCCCTTATTAATTGTTACTATTTCTACATACATGGGGTTTATATTATTAATCGCATATATGCCACAAGTTCTTTCACAATCACTTGGAACTTCTGTTATTTCTTTAGGCTTAGTTCTGGGATTAGGTTTAATTTTCATTATCTTATTTGTGACGGCGTTATATGCAGTTTTGACTAACAAATTGATTGAACCTCTTATTAATCAGCTAAGAAAGCCCAATAAAAATTATTTAATTAAGAAATCGCAAAAATAA
- a CDS encoding Cache 3/Cache 2 fusion domain-containing protein, producing MKKIIFICLFCFSTLSFAELGSSIFSFDGQDFIRTDTTLIDENGNPAINTKMDRNYPGYKALLKKKSYNGRLMLFGKLVDSKVAPLTDKDGKLIGAIAVFKDAE from the coding sequence ATGAAAAAAATTATCTTTATCTGTTTGTTTTGTTTTTCCACATTAAGTTTTGCAGAATTAGGCAGCTCTATATTTTCTTTTGACGGCCAAGATTTTATTCGTACTGATACCACCTTGATCGATGAAAATGGTAATCCTGCAATCAATACTAAGATGGATCGGAACTATCCAGGATACAAGGCATTGCTTAAGAAAAAATCTTATAACGGTAGGTTAATGTTATTTGGTAAGCTAGTTGATTCAAAGGTAGCACCACTTACTGATAAAGATGGTAAGTTAATAGGTGCTATAGCTGTTTTCAAGGACGCTGAGTAA
- a CDS encoding alkene reductase: MTIHALYSPYNLGNLTLNNRCVMAPLTRNRANADREPIDMNVTYYEQRASAGLIIAEATQICPEGQGYISTPGIYSEGQIQGWKKITNAVHQKNGKICLQLWHVGRISHSELLPNNIAPQAPSAIRAKAKTFNSKGLVDVSDPKALEVNEIKSLTKKYVEAALNAKKAGFDMIEVHAANGYLIDQFLRDKTNHRTDEFGGSIENRARFLLEVIDEIIKVYPANLIGCRISPASTFNDIDDSDPQSLYSYVVSELGKRKIAYLHIIEGETGGPRDANPKVNFAELKKLFKSHGGMNIMTNNGYHKAMAESAIDNNEADLIAFGVPFLANPDLVNRLENNYPLNKPDQKTFYGGTEKGYTDYPFYSS, translated from the coding sequence ATGACAATACATGCACTTTATAGTCCATATAATTTAGGCAATTTAACTCTCAATAATCGTTGCGTTATGGCACCATTAACGCGGAATCGTGCTAATGCAGACCGTGAACCTATAGATATGAACGTCACTTATTATGAACAACGTGCAAGTGCTGGTTTAATCATTGCGGAAGCCACACAAATTTGCCCTGAGGGTCAAGGCTATATTTCAACACCTGGTATTTATTCTGAAGGGCAGATTCAAGGCTGGAAAAAAATTACCAACGCCGTACATCAAAAGAATGGGAAGATTTGTTTACAACTTTGGCATGTCGGTCGTATTTCACATAGCGAACTATTACCGAATAACATTGCACCTCAAGCACCTTCAGCGATTAGGGCCAAAGCAAAAACATTTAATAGTAAAGGTTTAGTCGATGTATCAGATCCTAAAGCGTTAGAGGTTAATGAAATTAAATCTTTAACAAAAAAATATGTAGAAGCTGCTTTAAATGCAAAAAAAGCTGGGTTCGATATGATTGAAGTGCATGCGGCAAATGGATATCTGATTGATCAATTTTTAAGAGATAAAACAAATCATCGAACTGATGAATTTGGTGGCTCGATCGAAAATCGTGCGCGCTTTTTGTTAGAAGTGATCGATGAAATTATTAAGGTATATCCAGCCAATTTAATTGGTTGTCGAATTTCACCTGCATCCACATTTAATGACATTGATGATTCAGATCCACAAAGCTTATATAGCTATGTCGTGTCTGAATTAGGTAAACGAAAAATTGCTTATCTCCATATCATTGAAGGTGAAACAGGTGGGCCTCGAGATGCCAATCCGAAAGTTAATTTTGCTGAGTTGAAAAAATTATTTAAATCTCATGGTGGCATGAATATCATGACAAACAATGGTTATCACAAAGCCATGGCTGAAAGTGCGATTGATAATAACGAAGCTGATCTTATTGCTTTTGGTGTGCCTTTTCTTGCAAATCCAGATTTAGTTAATCGGTTGGAGAATAATTATCCGCTTAATAAGCCTGATCAAAAAACATTTTACGGTGGCACAGAAAAAGGTTATACCGATTACCCTTTTTATAGCAGTTAG
- a CDS encoding UDP-glucose dehydrogenase family protein, whose translation MKITVVGTGYVGLVGAACLAEVGNHVLGLDVNAEKIRILKEGGIPIHEPGLLEIVRRNVENGRLSFTTNIEEAVHFGEVQFIAVGTPPDEDGSADLQYVTEAARNIGRFMTSEKVIVDKSTVPIGTGDKVRAAVTEELKKRNVDIHYSVVSNPEFLKEGAAVEDFMRPDRIVIGTEDPKAIEVMKQVYAPFQRNHERLVVTNLRSAELIKYAANSMLATRISFMNELANLAEIVGADIEMVRQGIGSDPRIGYHFLYPGCGYGGSCFPKDVKALIKTAKDVAGFDLKLLKAVEEVNDLQKFVLPKKIKKQFGESLKGKHFALWGLAFKPNTDDMREASSRVLIDELIKVGATITAYDPVAMDEGKRIFKDEKNITFADTQDEALKNADALIIVTEWTEFRSPDFALIKASLKSPMIFDGRNLYDPKAVRALGFNYFPIGR comes from the coding sequence ATGAAAATTACAGTTGTTGGGACAGGGTATGTGGGTTTAGTGGGTGCGGCATGTTTAGCCGAGGTGGGTAATCATGTCTTAGGTCTTGACGTAAACGCAGAAAAAATCCGGATTCTAAAAGAAGGTGGCATTCCTATTCACGAACCAGGACTTTTGGAAATTGTGCGTCGTAATGTTGAAAATGGTCGTCTTTCTTTTACCACTAATATCGAAGAAGCTGTTCACTTCGGTGAAGTGCAATTTATAGCCGTTGGAACACCCCCCGATGAAGATGGGTCTGCTGATCTTCAATACGTGACAGAAGCTGCGCGAAATATTGGTCGCTTTATGACTTCAGAAAAAGTGATTGTGGATAAATCAACTGTACCCATTGGTACGGGAGACAAAGTCAGAGCAGCTGTAACAGAAGAATTAAAAAAAAGAAATGTCGATATACATTACAGTGTTGTTTCTAATCCAGAATTCTTAAAAGAAGGGGCTGCAGTTGAAGATTTTATGCGTCCTGACCGAATTGTCATTGGGACTGAAGATCCAAAAGCGATCGAAGTCATGAAACAAGTTTATGCTCCCTTTCAAAGAAATCACGAAAGACTGGTAGTCACTAACCTAAGAAGCGCTGAACTCATTAAGTATGCAGCTAATTCAATGTTAGCTACACGAATTAGTTTTATGAACGAATTAGCTAATTTAGCTGAAATTGTAGGCGCTGACATCGAGATGGTAAGACAAGGCATTGGTTCTGATCCGCGAATTGGCTATCACTTTTTATATCCAGGTTGTGGTTATGGCGGTTCATGTTTTCCAAAAGATGTGAAGGCTTTAATTAAAACCGCTAAAGATGTGGCTGGTTTCGATTTGAAGTTACTTAAAGCCGTTGAAGAAGTGAATGATCTTCAAAAATTTGTATTGCCTAAAAAAATTAAAAAGCAATTTGGTGAAAGTTTAAAAGGCAAACATTTTGCATTATGGGGCTTAGCATTTAAACCGAACACTGATGATATGCGAGAAGCTTCAAGTCGCGTGCTAATTGATGAATTGATTAAAGTAGGGGCTACTATCACAGCCTACGATCCTGTCGCAATGGATGAAGGAAAACGTATTTTTAAAGATGAAAAAAATATAACTTTTGCTGATACACAAGATGAAGCACTTAAAAATGCAGATGCACTCATCATCGTCACAGAGTGGACGGAATTTCGAAGTCCAGATTTTGCTTTAATTAAAGCCTCACTTAAATCTCCCATGATTTTTGATGGTCGCAATCTTTATGATCCAAAAGCCGTTCGTGCACTTGGATTTAACTACTTTCCTATTGGACGTTAA
- a CDS encoding NAD-dependent epimerase, whose protein sequence is MKILVTGVAGFIGMHSAKKLLDDGHEIIGIDNLNDYYDVTLKKDRLKLLESYKHFRFIKIDIKDQKDVLELFKKEMPQRVLHLAAQAGVRYSIENPYVYIDSNIQGFINILEGCRTIKPEHLVFASSSSVYGGNEKVPFSEHDNVDHPISLYAATKKANELMAHTYSHLYQISTTGLRFFTVYGPWGRPDMSPMLFTKAILANEPIQVFNHGDMMRDFTYIDDVTESVKETLFKSATPNANFDAKNPDPASSHAPYRIFNIGNSQPVPLMQFIETLEEALGKKAIKKMMDMQAGDVKETSADTSELNRWVKFKPNTSIKEGVKRFVEWYKIYY, encoded by the coding sequence ATGAAAATATTGGTGACGGGTGTAGCCGGTTTTATTGGCATGCATAGCGCCAAAAAACTTCTTGATGATGGTCATGAAATTATTGGTATTGATAATCTGAATGATTATTACGATGTCACTTTAAAAAAAGATCGGCTTAAATTATTAGAAAGTTATAAACATTTTCGTTTTATAAAGATTGATATTAAAGATCAAAAAGATGTACTCGAACTTTTTAAAAAAGAAATGCCTCAACGAGTCCTTCATCTTGCAGCACAAGCAGGTGTGCGTTACTCCATTGAAAATCCATATGTATATATTGATTCCAACATTCAAGGATTTATTAATATTTTAGAAGGTTGTCGCACAATTAAACCTGAACATCTTGTATTTGCAAGCAGCTCGAGTGTATATGGCGGAAATGAGAAGGTGCCTTTCAGCGAACATGATAATGTCGATCATCCAATAAGCCTTTATGCTGCGACAAAAAAAGCTAATGAACTCATGGCACATACTTATAGCCATCTTTATCAAATCTCTACAACAGGTTTACGTTTTTTTACGGTGTATGGTCCATGGGGAAGACCGGATATGTCGCCTATGTTATTTACGAAGGCTATTTTAGCTAATGAGCCTATTCAAGTATTTAATCATGGCGATATGATGCGTGACTTTACTTATATTGATGACGTAACAGAGTCTGTCAAAGAAACATTATTCAAGTCTGCAACACCTAATGCCAATTTTGATGCAAAAAATCCCGATCCAGCTTCAAGTCATGCACCTTATCGTATTTTCAATATCGGCAATAGTCAACCTGTCCCATTGATGCAATTCATCGAAACGCTTGAGGAAGCTTTAGGTAAAAAAGCAATTAAGAAAATGATGGATATGCAGGCAGGGGATGTTAAAGAAACTTCAGCAGATACTTCTGAACTTAATCGGTGGGTCAAATTTAAACCTAACACCTCCATTAAAGAAGGCGTTAAGCGATTTGTTGAATGGTATAAAATCTACTACTAA
- the glmS gene encoding glutamine--fructose-6-phosphate transaminase (isomerizing): MCGIVGAISNKNIVPNLIEGLSRLEYRGYDSSGIAVLRNGIERVRSVGRVAEIETMVKDQKLEGFLGIGHTRWATHGGVTELNAHPHVSEGEIAVVHNGIIENYEEERERLKKLGYKFESQTDTEVIAHLIHYFIKHKNKSLLEATQMLGHELRGAFAIAVISLKNPDEMICARLGCPLIIGLGDTQNFIASDISALLAVTKKVIYLEDGDVVQVKKDGIQIFDKEKKLITRKTHISDVTLSSMELGPYDHFMQKEIYEQPRALTDTIEAIIDEGHFDVSLFGQDAKDVFSKIDSILILAAGTSYYAGVTAKYWLEGIAKIPTTVEISSEYRYRDSVPNPNQLILTVSQSGETLDTMEALKHAKSLGQHLSLAICNVQESAIARASKLVLYTRAGAEIGVASTKAFTTQLVSLFSLAVTIASFKKLINKTEEKSYLENLRQLPGSIQQALNLEPQIKEWAKLFAKKKHALFLGRGIHYPIAMEGALKLKEISYIHAEAYPAGELKHGPLALVDNDMPVVVIAPNDNLLEKVKSNMQEVKARGGEIFVFADADSHFLESPGVRVIRTPRHTGVLSPIIHSIPVQLLAYHVSLIKGTDVDKPRNLAKSVTVE; encoded by the coding sequence ATGTGCGGCATTGTAGGTGCAATCTCAAATAAAAATATCGTTCCAAATTTAATCGAAGGATTAAGTCGACTCGAATATCGTGGTTATGATTCTTCAGGTATTGCGGTATTGCGAAACGGTATTGAGCGTGTTCGATCTGTAGGCCGTGTCGCTGAAATTGAAACTATGGTGAAAGATCAAAAGTTAGAAGGATTTTTAGGCATAGGCCATACAAGATGGGCAACGCATGGAGGCGTCACTGAACTCAATGCGCATCCTCATGTGTCTGAAGGAGAAATTGCAGTCGTTCATAATGGCATTATCGAAAATTATGAGGAAGAGCGTGAGCGCCTTAAGAAACTAGGGTATAAGTTTGAATCACAAACGGATACTGAAGTTATTGCACACCTCATTCATTATTTTATTAAACATAAAAATAAATCTCTTCTAGAAGCAACGCAAATGTTAGGTCACGAATTAAGAGGAGCTTTTGCTATTGCGGTGATCTCTCTCAAAAATCCTGATGAAATGATTTGCGCGAGATTAGGTTGCCCACTCATTATTGGATTAGGTGATACACAGAATTTCATTGCATCTGATATCTCAGCGCTTTTGGCGGTCACTAAAAAAGTGATCTATCTTGAAGACGGTGATGTTGTGCAAGTTAAAAAAGATGGTATTCAAATTTTCGACAAAGAAAAAAAACTGATTACACGCAAAACACATATCAGTGACGTTACTTTGTCTTCCATGGAGCTAGGCCCATATGATCACTTCATGCAAAAAGAAATTTATGAACAGCCTCGCGCATTGACAGATACAATTGAAGCCATTATTGATGAAGGTCATTTTGATGTAAGTCTGTTCGGACAAGACGCTAAAGATGTATTTTCTAAAATAGATAGTATTTTAATTTTGGCGGCAGGGACAAGTTATTACGCAGGAGTCACAGCTAAGTATTGGTTAGAAGGTATTGCAAAAATACCAACCACCGTTGAAATATCAAGTGAATACAGGTATCGAGATTCGGTGCCTAATCCCAATCAATTGATACTCACTGTTTCGCAGTCTGGCGAAACCTTAGATACGATGGAAGCTTTAAAGCATGCCAAATCTTTAGGCCAGCATTTAAGTTTAGCAATTTGTAATGTTCAAGAAAGCGCTATTGCGCGGGCATCGAAGCTTGTTTTATATACCAGAGCGGGGGCTGAAATTGGTGTGGCATCAACTAAAGCTTTTACGACACAATTAGTATCTCTCTTTAGTTTAGCAGTCACGATTGCTTCTTTTAAAAAGCTGATTAATAAAACAGAGGAAAAAAGCTATCTAGAAAATTTGAGACAGTTACCAGGCAGTATTCAACAAGCACTGAATTTAGAACCACAAATTAAAGAGTGGGCAAAATTATTTGCTAAAAAGAAACATGCGCTATTTCTAGGCAGAGGTATTCATTACCCCATTGCTATGGAAGGAGCATTAAAATTAAAAGAGATTTCATATATTCATGCAGAAGCTTATCCCGCAGGTGAATTAAAGCATGGCCCTTTAGCGTTAGTAGATAACGATATGCCAGTCGTAGTCATTGCACCAAATGATAATTTACTCGAAAAAGTAAAATCTAATATGCAAGAAGTCAAGGCGCGTGGCGGAGAAATTTTTGTATTTGCAGATGCTGACAGTCATTTTTTGGAAAGTCCTGGTGTGCGGGTAATAAGAACCCCAAGACATACAGGTGTTTTGTCCCCGATTATCCACTCTATCCCAGTTCAATTATTGGCTTACCATGTTTCTCTTATTAAAGGTACAGACGTAGATAAGCCACGCAATTTAGCAAAGTCTGTCACGGTTGAATGA